In the Dyella humicola genome, ACACGACCACCCCGGCATTGGCGTAGGTGAACTGGCGAACCTGGAACGCGTTCGCAGCCCGACCATCAGCGGCCATCTCAAGTCGATGGAGGCTGCCGGACTGGTCAAGCGCGCCACTCCGTCGTCCGGAGACAAGCGTCGCGTCGGTCTGGTGGTTAACGAGAGTGGGCAGGCCATGATCGAAGCGATGCGCAAGCGACGTACCGACAGCCTCGCCCACGCCCTTGCCCAGCTATCGCCCGAATCACGCGAGTCGATCCGCCAG is a window encoding:
- a CDS encoding MarR family winged helix-turn-helix transcriptional regulator, with amino-acid sequence MATSSSGPSDASTLAEQLRPALHRIIRLLRRTSDDAPISPLQNLLLVAIHDHPGIGVGELANLERVRSPTISGHLKSMEAAGLVKRATPSSGDKRRVGLVVNESGQAMIEAMRKRRTDSLAHALAQLSPESRESIRQAITALNEIG